In the genome of Diorhabda carinulata isolate Delta chromosome Y, icDioCari1.1, whole genome shotgun sequence, one region contains:
- the LOC130903026 gene encoding uncharacterized protein LOC130903026 isoform X1, which yields MGTANVRAIKDMGSDINNPYFVHNELKIFTIFDVPHLLKCFRNLFRKYNILLPTVTVATQQQLMQARWSDIKIAYEQDKKNPLIFRSLHKLKDFYLYPVGQTAMKVKVAAQTLSRTVSVYLYNLVQQNILPPRSLATATFIQEMDELFDSLNASARVAPDGKPFKCIVSEESGHTSFWEDAFRRVNQYKFIRSIEIAGTSVSNYSNSSAFAVDIANAVEIGSLQTLSVAYVSGFIIKKLFSNFVCDRCSYILSSDDTEPCNQFISSKEFSNSKNKLFYPSKQFVIAVGIGITVLENKLPIICEKNNLQDVATNLLNQEIDFSFITCEEHFYFLKDFLLKSICRIGIPWYCTRLVRNLRSEASRQMSARTKRKILHK from the exons ATGGGCACTGCTAACGTGAGAGCTATAAAAGACATGGGATCAGACATTAATAATCCTTACTTTGTGcacaatgaattgaaaatatttaccatATTTGATGTGCCACATCTATTGAAATGTTTTCGGAACCTATTTcggaaatataatattttgcttCCCACTGTAACCGTTGCTACTCAACAACAATTAATGCAAGCCAGGTGGTCAGATATAAAAATTGCTTATGAGCAAGACAAGAAAAATCCACTGATCTTTCGCAGTCTACATAagttaaaagatttttatttatatccagtAGGCCAAACAGCTATGAAAGTTAAAGTTGCTGCACAAACCTTGAGCCGAACAGTgtctgtatatttatataatttagtgCAACAAA acATTTTGCCACCACGATCATTAGCTACTGCAACCTTTATTCAAGAAATGGATGAGTTATTTGACAGCCTAAATGCTTCAGCTAGAGTTGCACCTGATGGCAAGCCGTTTAAATGCATCGTTTCCGAAGAATCAGGCCACACTTCGTTTTGGGAAGATGCATTCAGAAGagtaaatcaatataaatttataagaagTATTGAAATTGCAGGCACCTCAGTAAGTAATTACAGCAACTCTAGTGCATTTGCTGTTGACATTGCAAATGCTGTAGAAATTGGTTCTCTTCAGACATTATCGGTTGCTTATGTCAGcggttttataattaaaaaattattttcaaactttgtttGCGATAGATGCAGTTACATCTTGAGCTCAGATGACACTGAGCCatgtaatcaatttatttccagTAAGGAATTCTCAAATTCtaagaataaattgttttatccttCTAAACAGTTCGTTATTGCGGTTGGTATTGGTATTACAGTTTTAGAGAATAAGCTACCGATTATTTGTGAAAAGAATAACCTACAAGATGTAGCAACAAATTTGCTTAACCAAGAAattgatttctcatttattacTTGTGAGGaacatttttactttttgaaagattttttacttaaaagtaTATGTAGAATCGGAATCCCATGGTACTGTACAAGACTTGTCCGAAATTTAAGATCTGAAGCCAGCCGGCAAATGTCAGCAcgcacaaaaagaaaaattttgcataaataa
- the LOC130903026 gene encoding putative nuclease HARBI1 isoform X2: protein MKVKVAAQTLSRTVSVYLYNLVQQNILPPRSLATATFIQEMDELFDSLNASARVAPDGKPFKCIVSEESGHTSFWEDAFRRVNQYKFIRSIEIAGTSFPCTKGEWEKIAKEFENKWNFPYTIGAIDDKHIVIEAPPNAGSYYFNYKGTHSIVLFALADANYNFLYIDVGCNGRISDGGIFKNCTLNQALQEATLNLPPDKCLPNRIKPVPYVMLGDEAFALSKNLLKPFPRNRPLNAKQKVFNYRLCRARRVVENAFGILTSRFRIFRKPICLKVETIDKIVLTACVLHNFLKKQCQEVTLNYELEDIPTSMRGIAHQGSNNASEVAHSIRNEFAEYFYNEGQIDFQWKHI from the exons ATGAAAGTTAAAGTTGCTGCACAAACCTTGAGCCGAACAGTgtctgtatatttatataatttagtgCAACAAA acATTTTGCCACCACGATCATTAGCTACTGCAACCTTTATTCAAGAAATGGATGAGTTATTTGACAGCCTAAATGCTTCAGCTAGAGTTGCACCTGATGGCAAGCCGTTTAAATGCATCGTTTCCGAAGAATCAGGCCACACTTCGTTTTGGGAAGATGCATTCAGAAGagtaaatcaatataaatttataagaagTATTGAAATTGCAGGCACCTCA TTTCCTTGCACAAAAGGCGAGTGGGAAAAAATTGCCAAGGAATTTGAAAACAAGTGGAATTTTCCATATACCATTGGTGCTATAGACGACAAACATATTGTAATAGAAGCACCGCCCAATGCAGGATCCTACTATTTCAATTACAAGGGCACACATAGTATAGTGTTATTCGCTTTAGCAGACgcaaactataattttttgtatattgatgTTGGTTGCAATGGACGTATATCAGATGGAGGTATCttcaaaaattgtacattaaATCAAGCATTGCAAGAAGCCACTTTAAATCTACCACCTGATAAATGCTTACCAAATCGCATTAAGCCAGTACCGTATGTTATGCTAGGGGATGAGGCATTTGCTCTTTCAAAGAATCTTCTAAAACCATTTCCAAGGAACAGGCCTCTTAATGCAAAACAGAAAGTTTTTAATTACCGACTCTGTCGTGCACGTAGAGTAGTAGAAAATGCCTTTGGTATTTTGACATCACGTTTTCGAATATTTAGAAAACCAATTTGTCTAAAAGTagaaactattgataaaatCGTTTTAACCGCATGTGTCTTACATAACTTCTTAAAAAAACAATGCCAAGAGGTTACCCTAAATTACGAGCTTGAAGATATTCCAACAAGTATGAGAGGAATAGCTCATCAAGGAAGTAACAATGCGAGTGAAGTCGCGCATTCAATACGTAACGAATTtgcagaatatttttataatgaaggCCAAATTGATTTTCAGTGGAaacatatttag
- the LOC130903024 gene encoding uncharacterized protein LOC130903024, with translation MTTSGTNYQLLKLYLDSIPNFDGNPHTLNIFIGNCESFISAFASNSDNALNTFLYRAIIGKLTGRAQILIGSRTELKTWDEIKQALNLSFGDQRDIDCLVQDLINLKPFKNETPYNFGMRCQDSRSLIISKLNTLHFDPSEKPLHLRNYDNLALKTFVRGLPLPIQTNIRLRSPDSLEKAMSLVVEEENFLYSTQRSSNLNSNVSFKPSLRVTPTRTQNINLYPTNHNNVQPFQPPRPIIPPNLITNPPASYPSRYTQHSPTNPSYSNWRPNNNYPTQRHPFFTNQNYNPIQRPSQSPQNFNQPQNIRPNNPQYNRPNNSQAFKPEPMDISSGNTVLKSHSTPKFTSAELFNQSVDNSDSHDQFYSENPNYYENIDDADINNYYTQETEHSYVDNPTNSKDFYTDYRKLNEKTIQNRYPIPRISEIMDRLGRANYFTSLDLASGFHQIEVDPEDVPKTAFSNPQGHFQFQRMPFGLKNAPSTFQSVMDNVLRGLTDETCIVYLDDILIYSTSLQEHIQRVKQVFDRLRKFNLKIQLDKSEFLQKSIVYLGHIITPEGVKPNPEKISVIKNFPIPKTQTEIKSFLGLLGYYRRFIPNFAKLTKLMTKCLKKGMRIIHDKEFIDSFQNCKEILTNDPILQYPDFSKPMILTTDSSNYSLGAVLSQGTVPNDKPIAHASRTLNDSEINYSTIEKELLAIVWACKHFRPYLYGRQLHIYTDHKALTWLFKLKEPNSKLVRWRLKLEEYDYKIFYKCGSSNVVSDCLNRIQINALETDSIINNPGDTNDEILEFLREFENSLEQENNSINQSNQSKVNIISDVQIPLKIPLI, from the coding sequence atgaCTACATCAGGTACGAACTACCAAttacttaaattatatttagattcaattccaaattttgaTGGAAACCCTCATACGCTTAATATATTCATTGGTAATTGTGAAAGTTTTATTTCTGCGTTTGCTAGTAATTCAGATAATGcgttaaacacatttttatatagagctattattggaaaattaacAGGTAGAGCTCAAATATTAATTGGTTCGCGCACAGAATTAAAAACATGGGATGAAATCAAACAAGCTTTAAATTTAAGTTTTGGGGATCAACGAGACATTGACTGTTTAGTTCAAGATCTCATTAACCTAAAACCATTTAAGAATGAAACCCCTTATAATTTTGGTATGCGATGCCAAGATTCTAGGAGCctcattatttctaaattaaacaCTTTACATTTTGACCCAAGTGAAAAACCCTTACATCTTAGGAACTACGATAATTTAGctttaaaaacttttgttcGTGGTTTACCTTTACCGATACAAACTAACATACGTTTACGATCACCTGACAGTCTAGAAAAGGCAATGAGCTTAGTtgtagaagaagaaaactttttgTACTCTACCCAAAGATCAagtaatttgaattcaaatgtgTCATTCAAACCTAGTTTGAGAGTTACACCTACTAGAACACAAAATATCAACCTTTATCCCACAAATCATAACAATGTACAACCATTTCAACCACCCCGTCCAATAATTCCACCTAATTTAATAACTAATCCTCCAGCATCATACCCATCAAGGTATACACAACATTCTCCTACAAATCCGTCTTACAGTAATTGGCGTCCAAATAACAATTATCCAACTCAACGTCATCCATTTTTCACAAACCAAAACTACAACCCGATACAAAGACCCTCACAATCACCACAGAATTTCAATCAACCTCAAAATATTCGTCCTAATAATCCGCAATATAATCGGCCAAATAATTCACAAGCTTTCAAACCAGAACCAATGGATATCTCTTCAGGAAATACTGTACTTAAATCCCATTCGACACCCAAATTCACATCTGCAGAACTTTTTAATCAATCTGTAGATAATTCTGATTCTCATGATCAATTTTATTCGGAAAATccaaattattatgaaaatatcgaCGACGCtgatataaacaattattatacaCAGGAAACAGAACATTCTTATGTAGATAATCCGACGAATTCTAAAGATTTTTACACAGATTACCGCAAACTAAATGAAAAGACCATTCAAAACCGTTATCCAATCCCAAGAATAAGTGAGATTATGGACAGACTAGGAAGAGCTAACTATTTTACATCCCTGGATTTAGCTAGTGGCTTCCACCAAATCGAAGTTGACCCCGAAGACGTACCCAAAACTGCCTTTAGTAACCCACAAGGTCACTTTCAATTCCAGAGAATGCCTTTTGGACTCAAGAATGCCCCATCCACGTTTCAAAGCGTAATGGACAATGTATTACGAGGACTTACTGACGAAACCTGTATTGTTTACCTTGACGACATCCTAATTTACAGTACTTCTCTTCAAGAACACATACAAAGAGTTAAACAAGTATTTGACAGACTGAGAAAATTTAACTTAAAGATACAACTTGACAAATCCGAATTCCTTCAAAAATCAATAGTATACTTAGGTCATATAATTACCCCCGAAGGTGTAAAACCTAATCCTGAGAAAATTTCTGTAATCAAAAACTTTCCGATTCCCAAAACCCAAACCGAAATCAAAAGTTTCCTTGGACTTCTTGGATATTACCGCCGTTTCATACCAAATTTTGCCAAACTGACCAAACTCATGACTAAATGCTTGAAAAAAGGAATGCGAATAATTCATGATAAGGAATTCATAGACTCTTTTCAAAATTGCAAAGAAATTTTAACAAACGATCCTATATTACAATATCCAGACTTTTCCAAACCAATGATTCTAACAACCGATAGTAGTAACTATTCCCTTGGAGCAGTATTATCACAAGGTACCGTTCCAAATGACAAACCTATAGCTCACGCCTCACGAACCCTGAACGATTCAGAAATCAATTACTCTACGATTGAAAAGGAATTACTTGCAATCGTATGGGCTTGCAAACACTTTCGACCCTATTTGTACGGACGACAATTACACATATATACTGACCACAAAGCCCTAACCTGGCTTTTCAAGTTAAAAGAACCCAACTCAAAATTAGTGAGATGGCgtttgaaattagaagaatacgactataaaatattttacaaatgcGGATCTTCAAATGTTGTGTCTGACTGTCTAAATAGAATACAAATTAACGCTTTAGAAActgattcaattattaataaccCCGGTGACACGAATGacgaaattttagaattcttaCGAGAGTTCGAAAACTCTTTAGAACAAGAAAACAATtctatcaatcaatcaaatcaaTCAAAAGTAAATATTATCTCAGATGTACAAATACCGCTAAAAATACCACTAATATAG